Genomic segment of Paenibacillaceae bacterium GAS479:
TCTTGTGAACATCGTCAGCATGGTGGAGTCGACTGGAGTTTATCTAGCCGTAGGCAAAGCGACCGATCAGAAGGTTGAGCAGCGCCAAATCGTCAACGGCTTGCGTTCCGAGGGAGCAGCCATTATGCTGGGCGGCATCCTCAATGCTTTCCCGTACACCGCATTCTCTCAAAACGTCGGTCTGCTCACACTGACCAAGGTGAAAACGCGCAATGTCATCTTCGCCGCAGGAGGCATCATGGTGCTGCTCGGCCTGCTGCCGAAACTGGCAGCGCTCACGACGGTTGTACCGAATGCGGTGCTGGGCGGGGCGATGATCGTCATGTTCGGTTCCGTCGCTGCGGCTGGCATGAATATTTTGTCTGAGATCGACCTGCGCAAAGAAGGCAATCTGATGATCGTTGCCTGCAGCCTGGCTGTCGGCGTTGGCTCCGCTACCGTGCCTGCGATGTTCGGCAAGCTGCCATCCGAGCTGTCCATGCTGCTGCAAAGCGGCATCGTCACCGGCTCATTAACTGCTATCATTCTAAATATTCTAATGAGTCGCCGGCGCGAGTCGACGGCCGCATATCAGGAAGCTGGAGAAGCGACCTGACCCGACTTGGCTTGATACTGAATTTCCTTTTATGACAAAATGCCCTTCCGGGCTGTCCTGCGAACAGGATGCCGGAAGGGCATTTTATTTTCCTATTTTATAGTAGGAAAAGATTTAGAGACGTTTATCGACCTTGTCGCGAAGGTTCTGTGTACGCTCCTTGAGCGTCACATCGCCGTCGCCATCACGATCATGATCAAGGCGCGGGCCATCCGGCCGGTCGCTCTGATTATCGCTTTCGTAGTAGCGGATGTCGCGATTGCGCTCCGGCTCTGCATAACCATCGGCTGCTCGGTAGCTGCCGTCTACCGGATCACGGTCGACGCCCATGACGCGGCCGTCTCGGTCCAGATCCCGATCGGCGTAGCTGCTGCCCGCCACTCCAATCGTTGTTGAAGGATCGGAGTCCTTGCTGCGAACGGGCTGACTATCGGGATAGATCTCACTGGCAGGAACAGCATCTGCATCGGTTCGCAGCTCGCTGGCTGCAGCGGTTTGGTTATAAGGCTGCACATCCCGCTCATACGAAGGGGAATTGATGGAGCCTGTACTGCGGAGAGCGTCATAGACTTTATGATCACGTTCTGCCCGCGATTCTACCAATACGAGAATGTTGCCATCCTGCACGTATTCATTATAAAGAGAAGCTTCGTTCTCCGGGACGCCGAGTCCGATCAGGCCGCCTACGAGGCCGCCCGCTCCAGCTCCGACAGCGGCTCCCGCCAAGGCTGCGGCAATTGGCCCCGCTGCGACAATGGGGCCGATGCCAGGAATGGCCAGCGCCCCGACGCCGACCAGCAGCCCTGTCAGGCCGCCGAGCATGCCGCCTCCAGCCGCTCCGGCCGCCACCCCTTCAGGTGCACGGGTACCGGTCTCCTTTTGAATCGTGGACACATCACCTTTGTCTCGTGCCAGAATCGAGATGTCGTCGCTACCCACGCCATGCTGCTTCAGATGATCAATCGCATTGATCGCTGCTTGCTCCGTGTCATAAACTCCTACAATCTTCTTGCTCATATTGTAAAACCTCCCTTTCGTCGTTTGGGATGCGTTTCGAACAGGTTGCCGTGGAAGGTATTTAACCTTGAAGCAGCGGTCATAAACGCATAGGATCACATGGATTTCATGCCTATTTCGATAAGTTACTGCCGTGGATGCTCCTTTTGAGGATGCTTCCTGGCTCTTCGAGATAGGATGATATTCCACTAGAGGAGTCTGCTAGGTTCAAAATCGGTGTGGTGATATTCCACCAAAGCGATGAAGCTGATACACCTTTTCGTTCATTTATTGGGGCTTACTGGAATAGCTAAAAGTATCCTATTGAATGAAGCTTTTACCAGTGCTTCCGTTCTATACTTGGTTCAGACAGCAGGACGAAAGTCCCTGGTACGAATTTGGAGGTGAGACGGGATGAAACGCGCAGGCTTGGCTACAGGAACGGCAGTGGTTTTGCTTGCAGCAACGCTAGGTTTGGGAACAGCCTACGGGGCTGTAGATGTAAAAGCGACTGTGCAGAAATGGTATTGGGATGCTTTCGATATGAAGGCAGAAGAACTCCGCGGGGGGGCGGAGGCCGAAGCTCGCGAATCATTCCAGTCCGCAGCCGACTCGATAGTCAAGGAATGGCAGCTGACCTACGGGAAGCAGGTGGACGATGCCACTCAATTGGCCCGTCAAGGGACTTTCGATGCTTACAACAATCAGTACGAGATTTACCTCCAAGGGCTGGACGAGGCGCAAGCCGAGCTGGCAGGCGGAGTCGGAGCAACAGGCAGTATTGAAAATCAGTTTAGCCAGGCAGTTGAAGCCGGTCGATTACAGGTCGACATGGAGTTGAACGAGGCGCTGGACGAGCTCCTGACAGAGTTTGTACATAAGGAAAAACCGCCTGAACCGGCGGAGTAGTCGGACAGGTCGCTTACATACTGGATTAATGCAGAGATGGTTCATACCTAAACCCATTTAAAAAGGAGAAATTCAATCATGGCTATCAAATCAATCAAAACTAAAATCGCTGTAGGTGTACTGGCAACGGGTATTCTGGCAAGCATGGGAACGGCATTCGCAGGCGTGGACATCAGCGGTCAATTTTCCAGCTGGTACCAAGCGAGTTTCAAGCAAGCTACCAATAAAGTAACGGCTGATGCAACGGCTGACTACGCGAAAAACTTGAGCAGCTACAATAACGAATACAATACGCTGAAAAGCGGCTCCGTAAATGAAGTTGTTTCTTTCCAAAAAGATCAGTCTACTGCATCCATGCTGACGCTTAACAAGCAAAAAAATGACTACATTAACCAAGTAAACACTGCAGCTAACGGCCTCGAGGCTAAAGCTCCTGGCGATTTCCAAACTTTCGTAGACTCCGTGAACGGAACGGTTGACGGTCTGAAGGCTCAAGCGAAAAGCTACGGTGAAGACGGCCTGAAAAAAGCCGTGGATGCACAAACGCCGAAAAGTGTTGAGCAAGTTAGCAAAGACGTTGCCGCTTACCAAAAATCGT
This window contains:
- a CDS encoding Uncharacterized membrane protein, producing MSKKIVGVYDTEQAAINAIDHLKQHGVGSDDISILARDKGDVSTIQKETGTRAPEGVAAGAAGGGMLGGLTGLLVGVGALAIPGIGPIVAAGPIAAALAGAAVGAGAGGLVGGLIGLGVPENEASLYNEYVQDGNILVLVESRAERDHKVYDALRSTGSINSPSYERDVQPYNQTAAASELRTDADAVPASEIYPDSQPVRSKDSDPSTTIGVAGSSYADRDLDRDGRVMGVDRDPVDGSYRAADGYAEPERNRDIRYYESDNQSDRPDGPRLDHDRDGDGDVTLKERTQNLRDKVDKRL